The DNA sequence CATCAACGCGATAGGAAAACCATGGCCGGTGGACTTCTCGCGAGCGGCGCGCTGACAGCGTTGTTCGCCATGGCTCTGGCTCCACCCAGTACGTCCCCAGACGTCCCCACGACTCCCCCGTCACCCGCCGAGAGAATCCGGGTCGAGGTAGCCACAGTCAATGGATCAGGCTGCCCCGCCGGGACGGTCGCCGTGGCTGCCGCGCCGGACAACTCGGCGTTCACCGTCACCTACAGCGACTACCTCGCCCGTGCGGGAGAGCAGTCCGATCCCGTCGACTTCCGTAAGAACTGCCAGCTCAGCCTGATCGTGCACGCCCCGGTGGACTACACCTACGCGATCGCGAGCGTCGACTACCGCGGGTACGCCTCGCTGCAGTCCGGCGTCAGCGGCATGGAGAAGGCGTCGTACTACTTCCAGGGCTCACCCGAGACCAAGTCCGAATCCCACCGTTGGCGCGGCCCGTACGCCGACAACTGGCAAGCGACCGACACGAAGCCGTGGGAGGACCTGGACTGGGCGCCGTGCGGCGCCAAGCGGAACCTCAACGTCAACACCGAGTTGCGGGTTCTCATCGGAGCCTCCGATCCCGACAAGACCAGCTTCATGACCATGGACTCGACGGATGCCAAGGTCAGCAGCGTGTACCGACTCGCGTGGAAGCAGTGCCCGAGCTCGTAAGCGGCTTCCCTGAGTGCACCAGCACAGTGGACGAGTTCGGCCGCTCGGCATGAGTTCGTGAGCCGAGGGCGAGCGGGAGGTCCCTTCTTCCTGGCAGGACCTCCCGCTCTGCCGACGCCGCGCGCGGCGTCTCGGCCAATTCGTCACCGGTTACGCGGAAAGGGCCGTCGGCCTGCGCAGCAGCCACTGTCCGAACGTCCGGCGCGGAGGTCGCACCACCACGCGCCCGTGGGCCTTCTGACCGACCAGCTCCACGCGCAGAGTGACCGGTGCGTCGGGGGCGTGATCCGGCGGAGTCCGCAGGTACTTGACCCTGCTGTGCACCAGTTGCAGACCATCGGTATCGACCACGACTCCCGGCCCGGTGACGAGCGTCAGGGTCTTCCCCGTCATGCCCACATCTATCCGCAAGGTGTCGTGCGTGATCACCGCTCCACTGAAGTCGAGCGTCACGTCGCAGTACGTCACGTCGAGCTCCAGCCTCCGCGGCACCACCCAGCGTCCTTTGCGCTCGACCGCGCCGCTGTGGACCTGTTCGATCCGGACCACGTCCTTGGCCTCCACCCCGGTCGCGCCGGGTGCGGAGGGTGCGGGCGGCAGGTCGGCGGTGAGCACGGCCAGTTCGCTCCGCGTCCGCGCCGACAGAGCGGCCTCCAGGCGCTCGTCCAACTCCTCCGCGGTCAGCAGGCCGTCCCCGGCCGCGATGCGCAGCACGTCCACCGCCCGCTCCCGGTCCGCGTGCGAGGCTCGCAGCTCGGGGGCCGAGCCGGGCCCGGAGGGCTTCCCCGTGGGTGAGATCTCTCCCGACATGCTTCCGTCCTGGTCCTGTCGAACGTCTCGGCGCGGCACGCGGCGCAGGCGGTCGCGCGCGAATGGAGAACTAACGCTATGAACTATCGCTATGGACTAACGCTATATCGCGTCACAGATCCCGGCTAGGTCCTCTCCTGCGGAGGCGCTGCCGCGGTGGCGCGCTTCGGCACGGTGACCGGGCAAGGCCGGCCGA is a window from the Streptomyces spectabilis genome containing:
- a CDS encoding DUF4360 domain-containing protein yields the protein MAGGLLASGALTALFAMALAPPSTSPDVPTTPPSPAERIRVEVATVNGSGCPAGTVAVAAAPDNSAFTVTYSDYLARAGEQSDPVDFRKNCQLSLIVHAPVDYTYAIASVDYRGYASLQSGVSGMEKASYYFQGSPETKSESHRWRGPYADNWQATDTKPWEDLDWAPCGAKRNLNVNTELRVLIGASDPDKTSFMTMDSTDAKVSSVYRLAWKQCPSS
- a CDS encoding DUF1707 SHOCT-like domain-containing protein; the encoded protein is MSGEISPTGKPSGPGSAPELRASHADRERAVDVLRIAAGDGLLTAEELDERLEAALSARTRSELAVLTADLPPAPSAPGATGVEAKDVVRIEQVHSGAVERKGRWVVPRRLELDVTYCDVTLDFSGAVITHDTLRIDVGMTGKTLTLVTGPGVVVDTDGLQLVHSRVKYLRTPPDHAPDAPVTLRVELVGQKAHGRVVVRPPRRTFGQWLLRRPTALSA